Part of the Neisseria brasiliensis genome is shown below.
ACAACAGCAAAGCGAAGTTAAAAAGAAAAACAAAAAGCCAATCAAACTGACTACTGCCGTCAAACAGACTGTTAACAAACTGATTACCCAAAAATACAGCCCCGAACAAGTCTGCGGCTACCTGCTGAAACATCAACACATCAAACTGCACCACAGCACCCTTTACCGCTATCTCGCCAAAGACCGTCAAAACGGCGGCGACCTGTACACCCATCTGCGTATCGTTTCCAAACCCTACCGCAGAAAATACGGCAGCGGTGCATGGACAAAAGGCAGCGTACCGGACAGAACCGACATTGAACACAGACCTGCCATTGTCGATCAAAAAGAGCGGGTCGGCGATTTCGAGATGGACACCATTGTCGGTAAAGATCAAAAAAGCGGACTGGTGGTTGCTGTTGAAAGAAAAACCAAATTTGTCGTTATCCGCAAAATCAGCAATTTCAAAGCAGAAGATGTAGCCCGGGTAGTGATTCGGGCATTGAAGCCGTTTAAAGATATCATTCAAACGATTACTTTGGATAACGGTAAAGAGTTTTACCGACATAAAACCTTTGCCAAAGCCCTGGGTGCGGAAACTTACTTCTGCCGTCCATACCATTCTTGGGAAAAAGGCTTGGTGGAGAATACCAACGGGCTGATCAGACAATACTTCCCAAAGGGGACGGATTTTAGGAAACTGGGTGCTAAAAAGATTAAAGCGGTTGAGGAGGCCCTTAACCGCCGACCGAGAAAGACATTGGACTATGAGACACCGGGTGATCTGTTTTCAGCAGCCCTTGCCAATGGCATTTGAGCGTTGCACTTGAAATGCGAATGTAAGGCCGTCTGAAAAATTCAGACGGCCTTGATGTATTCTATAAAATTAGGCTTGAATGTTGATGCCTGCAGTCACCGTAGTTTGGGCAGATGTACCGGCATTCAGGAATGAAGCAGCCAAATCGCTGCAACACCCACAGCAAGTGGCTACGCCCAATTGGTCTTGCAAATCGCTCATGGTCGCGGCACCTGCGGCAACAGATTCTTTGATGTCGCGGTCAGTAATGGCGTTACAAATGCATACAAACATGTGAGTGCTCCTGATTCCATCTCATAATGAGATTTAGTTTTATTCTTAAACGTAAATATAAATAAAAACTGTTCCTATTGCAATCGGTTGTTGCACAAAATCGTTGGAATTTTTTTATTAAACTTCCAATCTTGATAAAATTAGTCAAATATTAAATAACCATCTGTTTTCAATACAAAAAGGCCGTCTGAAAACATCGATTGTGAACTGTCCCCCAATTCTTGGACAAGTTAATAATCTTTCTCAAACAGCCTGTTCAAGCTGAGTTCTGTAAGCCACAGGACTCAGCTTTTTTA
Proteins encoded:
- a CDS encoding IS30 family transposase, which codes for MAYTQLTSHQRYYISRHYRNLPLNQIAQNIGCHPATVSREIRRHSVNGTYCYRKAQQQSEVKKKNKKPIKLTTAVKQTVNKLITQKYSPEQVCGYLLKHQHIKLHHSTLYRYLAKDRQNGGDLYTHLRIVSKPYRRKYGSGAWTKGSVPDRTDIEHRPAIVDQKERVGDFEMDTIVGKDQKSGLVVAVERKTKFVVIRKISNFKAEDVARVVIRALKPFKDIIQTITLDNGKEFYRHKTFAKALGAETYFCRPYHSWEKGLVENTNGLIRQYFPKGTDFRKLGAKKIKAVEEALNRRPRKTLDYETPGDLFSAALANGI
- a CDS encoding (2Fe-2S)-binding protein, whose amino-acid sequence is MFVCICNAITDRDIKESVAAGAATMSDLQDQLGVATCCGCCSDLAASFLNAGTSAQTTVTAGINIQA